The following are encoded together in the Pseudidiomarina andamanensis genome:
- a CDS encoding NADH:flavin oxidoreductase — MSTDLSPLLQPFSCKSLKLRNRVAMAPMTRSFSPGNVPNDAVVKYYQRRAEGEIGLIITEGVEINHAGASGFPNVPKIYGEAMTGWKRVVDAVHAAGGQIIPQLWHVGAVRKPETDDAAPAYSPSGLFAPGKKNGVAMTKDDINEVIAAFAESAKQSKEAGFDGVEIHGAHGYLIDQFLWEGTNIRDDEYGGSLENRARFACEIVKAVRAAVGEDFAIVFRFSQWKQQEYEAKLANTPEQLKQLLNLLVDAGVDIFHASTRRFWEPEFEGSDLNLAGWTQKLAGKPAISVGSVGLTEDFISGTFASDKPAVEKSGIDELVKRMANHEFELIAVGRALLQDPQWLQKMRDGKEDEVKAFSKASLKELV; from the coding sequence ATGTCGACGGATTTATCCCCTTTGTTACAACCATTTTCGTGTAAATCGTTAAAGCTGCGGAATCGCGTTGCGATGGCACCAATGACACGTAGCTTCTCGCCCGGCAATGTGCCCAATGACGCCGTGGTCAAATATTACCAGCGCCGCGCTGAGGGTGAAATTGGCTTAATTATCACCGAAGGCGTGGAGATAAATCACGCCGGCGCCAGCGGATTCCCGAATGTCCCCAAAATTTATGGCGAGGCCATGACGGGCTGGAAACGCGTTGTTGATGCAGTGCATGCCGCAGGTGGTCAGATTATTCCTCAGCTATGGCACGTTGGTGCAGTGCGCAAACCGGAAACGGACGATGCAGCGCCAGCCTATAGTCCATCAGGTTTGTTTGCCCCGGGTAAGAAAAACGGCGTGGCAATGACCAAAGACGATATCAACGAGGTGATTGCCGCCTTCGCTGAATCGGCGAAGCAATCAAAGGAAGCCGGATTTGATGGCGTTGAAATTCACGGCGCACACGGCTATTTAATTGATCAATTTTTGTGGGAAGGCACGAATATTCGTGATGACGAATACGGTGGTTCATTAGAAAATCGTGCACGCTTCGCCTGTGAAATTGTTAAAGCTGTGCGTGCAGCCGTCGGCGAGGATTTTGCAATTGTATTCCGCTTCTCACAGTGGAAGCAGCAAGAATACGAAGCCAAATTGGCGAATACACCTGAGCAATTGAAACAGTTACTTAATCTACTGGTTGATGCCGGCGTCGATATTTTCCACGCGTCAACGCGCCGTTTTTGGGAGCCGGAGTTCGAAGGTTCTGATTTAAACCTCGCCGGTTGGACGCAAAAATTAGCCGGTAAGCCAGCTATTTCAGTCGGCAGTGTTGGTTTAACTGAAGACTTTATCAGCGGAACCTTTGCCTCAGATAAGCCAGCAGTTGAGAAATCAGGCATTGATGAACTTGTTAAACGCATGGCAAATCACGAGTTTGAACTCATTGCTGTTGGCCGCGCCTTGCTGCAAGACCCGCAATGGCTACAAAAAATGCGTGACGGCAAAGAAGATGAGGTAAAAGCGTTCAGCAAAGCCTCATTAAAAGAGTTGGTTTAA
- a CDS encoding DASH family cryptochrome, with protein MKHRVGLIWFESDLRVADHSLLHLAQQECQQLICLYCVNPKWFQPNRYGLRSMGEKRWQFLQQTLADLDQQLTELGQHLYVSYEAPLAAVAKVIGQYGIDVIYRSYHSGAYERQYYDIVRERYPFLDYVQADTSTLFERAQIAEMVTELPDSFSKFRKHIEGSKLRAAVQSPLTPPTQLPPPPATLSRTTWVTPSAQRNFVGGSHAGFQHLKRYFAAAYAQTYKQTRNALDNWNDSTKFSAWLALGSLSPRQVLAELATHEADQGANDSTYWIFFELLWREYFHWYAQYHDKKLFAFDGIQQRRPTTSFYPARFQKWCQGNTPYPIVNACMKQLNETGYMSNRGRQLVASCFVHELGLDWRYGAAYFEQQLIDYDVASNWGNWQYLAGVGADPRGHRWFDLAKQTAMYDPQGEFIRRWHGNDFDAQLDHIDAADWPIG; from the coding sequence ATGAAGCATCGAGTTGGCCTCATTTGGTTTGAAAGCGACCTGCGGGTTGCCGATCATTCGTTGCTTCATCTCGCTCAACAAGAGTGCCAGCAACTCATCTGCTTATATTGTGTAAATCCCAAATGGTTTCAGCCCAATCGCTATGGTTTACGCAGTATGGGTGAGAAGCGCTGGCAATTTCTGCAGCAAACTTTAGCCGACCTCGATCAACAGCTCACAGAGCTTGGTCAGCATCTCTACGTTAGTTATGAAGCGCCACTTGCGGCTGTCGCCAAGGTCATTGGTCAATACGGCATCGACGTGATTTACCGGAGCTATCATAGCGGCGCCTATGAACGTCAATATTATGACATTGTACGTGAGCGCTATCCGTTTTTAGATTATGTGCAGGCCGACACCAGCACGTTGTTTGAGCGCGCGCAAATTGCGGAGATGGTGACCGAACTACCAGATAGCTTTTCGAAGTTTCGTAAACATATCGAAGGCTCTAAATTACGCGCTGCAGTGCAGTCGCCTTTAACACCGCCGACACAATTACCACCGCCGCCAGCAACATTAAGTCGAACAACTTGGGTGACTCCATCAGCGCAACGCAATTTTGTTGGCGGCAGTCATGCAGGTTTTCAGCATCTGAAGCGCTACTTTGCAGCGGCTTATGCACAAACCTATAAACAAACGCGCAATGCTCTCGATAATTGGAATGATTCCACCAAATTTTCTGCCTGGTTAGCTCTGGGCTCGCTATCGCCACGCCAAGTACTTGCAGAATTGGCTACGCATGAAGCCGACCAAGGCGCCAATGACAGCACCTATTGGATATTTTTCGAGTTATTGTGGCGCGAGTATTTCCATTGGTATGCCCAGTACCACGACAAGAAATTATTTGCGTTTGACGGTATTCAGCAACGTCGCCCAACCACCAGCTTTTACCCCGCACGATTTCAAAAATGGTGCCAAGGTAATACCCCTTACCCCATCGTAAATGCCTGTATGAAACAGCTCAATGAAACAGGCTACATGTCCAACCGTGGTCGCCAGTTGGTTGCCAGCTGCTTTGTTCACGAGCTAGGGCTAGATTGGCGATATGGCGCAGCATATTTTGAGCAACAATTAATTGATTACGATGTGGCTTCCAATTGGGGAAATTGGCAATACTTGGCAGGCGTTGGTGCTGACCCGCGAGGGCACCGCTGGTTTGATTTAGCCAAACAAACCGCGATGTATGACCCCCAAGGGGAGTTTATTCGCCGTTGGCACGGAAATGACTTTGATGCCCAACTCGATCATATCGACGCCGCCGACTGGCCAATAGGCTAG